One genomic region from Streptomyces sp. Li-HN-5-11 encodes:
- a CDS encoding replication initiator, with amino-acid sequence MRRPLDLRHVISPGLRDLIQLANTHDFERVTQQVRNLRGCTRPVNLHGWTITTDQTTQQVVRSYRSEDEPSGRLLTTCGNRRASRCPSCSRVYAADTYHLIKAGLSGGKNVAETVRDHPRAFVTLTAPSFGPVHNRKTDNAGKPRSCGCGTHHAEDDPALGTPLDPAAYDYSGAVLWNAHAGQLWARFTTYLRRALAEHLGMTQKALHAALRVSFAKVAEYQKRGLVHFHAVIRFDGPDGHTTEPPAWATFDAFRVAVGLAVERARLTIESDSIGERVIAWGVRYKVDPISALGDGELTDAKVAGYVAKYATKNAEGAGTVDRTLICRPRAGRGYVRGPDRFHDRCADCDGTRGGPARRLGLYRFPPSSCAWSASPSRSSAPLKTAGCSVRPGAAACCPRNTGRSGKRLVWRC; translated from the coding sequence ATGCGCCGCCCCCTCGACCTGCGCCACGTGATCAGCCCCGGGCTGCGGGACCTGATCCAGCTGGCCAACACTCACGACTTCGAACGCGTCACACAGCAAGTCCGCAACCTGCGCGGTTGCACCCGTCCCGTCAACCTCCACGGCTGGACGATCACCACCGATCAGACCACCCAGCAAGTGGTCCGCTCCTATCGCTCCGAGGATGAACCCTCTGGGCGACTCCTCACCACCTGCGGCAACCGCCGTGCCTCCCGCTGCCCCTCCTGCTCGCGGGTATACGCGGCCGACACCTACCACCTGATCAAGGCCGGACTGTCCGGCGGCAAGAACGTCGCCGAAACCGTCCGCGACCACCCCCGCGCCTTCGTCACCCTCACCGCCCCTTCCTTCGGCCCCGTCCACAACCGAAAGACCGACAACGCGGGCAAGCCCCGGTCCTGCGGCTGCGGCACCCATCACGCCGAGGACGACCCAGCGCTGGGTACTCCACTCGACCCGGCTGCGTACGACTACTCCGGCGCCGTGCTCTGGAACGCGCACGCCGGACAGCTCTGGGCACGCTTCACCACCTACCTGCGCCGCGCCCTCGCCGAACACCTCGGTATGACACAGAAGGCACTCCACGCCGCCCTGCGCGTCTCTTTCGCCAAGGTCGCCGAGTACCAGAAGCGCGGCCTGGTCCACTTCCACGCCGTGATCCGCTTCGACGGACCCGACGGCCACACCACCGAGCCCCCGGCCTGGGCCACCTTCGATGCCTTCCGCGTCGCCGTCGGCCTGGCCGTCGAGCGCGCCCGGCTCACCATCGAGTCCGACTCCATCGGCGAACGCGTCATCGCCTGGGGCGTTCGGTACAAGGTCGACCCCATCTCCGCCCTGGGCGACGGCGAACTCACAGACGCCAAGGTCGCCGGATACGTCGCCAAGTACGCGACCAAGAACGCTGAAGGCGCGGGGACCGTGGACCGCACCTTGATATGCCGCCCCCGCGCCGGACGCGGTTACGTGCGCGGCCCCGACCGCTTCCACGACCGGTGCGCCGACTGCGACGGCACAAGAGGCGGGCCCGCAAGGCGACTCGGCCTGTACCGATTCCCCCCGTCCTCGTGCGCCTGGTCCGCGAGCCCATCAAGGAGTTCGGCACCGCTGAAGACGGCCGGCTGTTCCGTGCGACCCGGGGCGGCGGCCTGCTGTCCAAGGAATACGGGGAGGTCTGGAAAGCGGCTCGTCTGGCGGTGCTGA
- the rlmN gene encoding 23S rRNA (adenine(2503)-C(2))-methyltransferase RlmN, producing MPKPGELTFVAPRGVKKPPRHLADLSPAERKEAVAAIGEKPFRAKQLSQHYFARYAHDPEQWTDIPAASRGKLREALLPELMTVVRHLSTDQGTTRKTLWRLFDGTLVESVLMRYPDRVTMCISSQAGCGMNCPFCATGQAGLDRNLSTAEIVHQIVDGMRALRDGEVPGGPARLSNIVFMGMGEPLANYNRVVGAIRALTDSEPDGLGLSQRGITVSTVGLVPAIHRFADEGFKCRLAISLHAPDDELRDTLVPVNTRWKVREVLDAGFEYTARSGRRLSIEYALIRDINDQAWRGDRLGRLLKGRPVHVNCIPLNPTPGSKWTASRPEDEKAFVEAVAAHGVPVTIRDTRGQEIDGACGQLAATER from the coding sequence ATGCCCAAGCCCGGAGAACTCACTTTCGTCGCGCCGCGCGGGGTCAAGAAGCCGCCGCGGCATCTTGCCGATCTTTCGCCTGCCGAGCGCAAGGAGGCCGTTGCCGCGATCGGCGAGAAGCCCTTTCGCGCCAAGCAGCTCTCGCAGCACTACTTCGCGCGGTACGCGCATGATCCGGAGCAGTGGACCGACATCCCGGCCGCCTCGCGCGGCAAGCTGCGGGAGGCGCTGCTTCCGGAGCTGATGACGGTCGTACGGCATCTGTCGACCGACCAGGGAACCACCCGCAAGACGCTGTGGCGGCTGTTCGACGGGACGCTCGTCGAGTCGGTGCTGATGCGCTACCCGGACCGGGTGACGATGTGCATCAGCTCGCAGGCGGGGTGCGGGATGAACTGCCCGTTCTGCGCCACCGGGCAGGCGGGGCTCGACCGGAACCTGTCGACCGCCGAGATCGTGCACCAGATCGTGGACGGCATGCGGGCGCTGCGGGACGGGGAGGTGCCCGGTGGGCCGGCCCGGCTGTCCAACATCGTGTTCATGGGCATGGGGGAGCCGCTCGCCAACTACAACCGCGTCGTCGGCGCCATCCGCGCCCTGACCGATTCCGAGCCGGACGGGCTCGGGCTGTCGCAGCGCGGGATCACCGTGTCGACGGTCGGACTGGTCCCGGCGATCCACCGGTTCGCCGACGAGGGCTTCAAGTGCCGGCTCGCCATTTCCCTGCACGCTCCCGACGACGAGCTGCGCGACACCCTCGTCCCCGTCAACACACGGTGGAAGGTGCGCGAGGTGCTGGACGCCGGGTTCGAGTACACCGCCAGGTCCGGGCGCCGGCTGTCCATCGAGTACGCCCTGATCCGGGACATCAACGACCAGGCCTGGCGCGGCGACCGGCTCGGAAGGCTCCTCAAGGGCAGGCCGGTGCACGTCAACTGCATTCCGCTCAACCCGACGCCGGGATCCAAGTGGACCGCGTCCCGGCCCGAGGACGAGAAGGCGTTCGTCGAGGCCGTCGCCGCGCACGGAGTGCCGGTGACCATCCGGGACACCCGTGGCCAGGAGATCGACGGGGCATGCGGGCAGCTGGCTGCAACCGAAAGGTAG
- a CDS encoding thiamine ABC transporter substrate-binding protein, protein MHTKWIAAAATGLGLVAVSACGSSGSQASTDSKTVTLVSHDSWAASKGVIAAFEKQSGYTVKVLKDGDAGQAVNKAILTKDNPQGDVFFGVDNTLLSRALDNGLFQPYRAGGLDQVGAAYQLDRDKHRVTPIDYGDICVNYDKKYFADHKLTPPASFDDLVKPQYKNLLVTENAATSSPGLGFLLGSAAQYGDNGWQGYWKKLKANGVKVVDGWEQAYNEEFSGSAGGRKAKGTRPLVVSYASSPPAEVVFADPRPKTAPTGVATGTCFRQIEFAGLLSNARNTKGGKAFIDFLISKRFQEDMPLNMFVYPVVKGATVPAEFTQYGPPAEHPETMAPGKIADNRDQWVKSWTSLVLK, encoded by the coding sequence GTGCACACCAAGTGGATAGCCGCCGCGGCGACCGGGCTCGGCCTGGTCGCGGTGTCCGCGTGCGGGTCGTCCGGCAGCCAGGCATCCACGGACTCCAAGACCGTGACCCTCGTCAGCCACGACTCGTGGGCGGCGTCCAAGGGCGTCATCGCGGCGTTCGAGAAGCAGTCCGGCTACACCGTCAAGGTCCTCAAGGACGGTGACGCGGGCCAGGCCGTCAACAAGGCCATCCTCACCAAGGACAACCCGCAGGGCGACGTCTTCTTCGGCGTGGACAACACGCTGCTGTCCCGCGCCCTCGACAACGGCCTCTTCCAGCCGTACCGGGCGGGGGGCCTCGACCAGGTCGGCGCCGCCTACCAGCTCGACCGGGACAAGCACCGGGTCACGCCGATCGACTACGGCGACATCTGCGTCAACTACGACAAGAAGTACTTCGCCGACCACAAGCTGACCCCGCCGGCCTCCTTCGACGACCTGGTCAAGCCGCAGTACAAGAACCTTCTCGTCACGGAGAACGCCGCCACCTCCTCGCCCGGCCTCGGCTTCCTGCTCGGCAGCGCCGCGCAGTACGGCGACAACGGCTGGCAGGGGTACTGGAAGAAGCTCAAGGCCAACGGCGTCAAGGTCGTCGATGGCTGGGAGCAGGCCTACAACGAGGAGTTCTCCGGCTCCGCGGGCGGCAGGAAGGCCAAGGGAACAAGGCCCCTCGTCGTCTCGTACGCCTCCTCGCCGCCCGCCGAGGTCGTCTTCGCCGACCCGAGGCCGAAGACCGCCCCGACCGGCGTCGCGACCGGAACCTGCTTCCGGCAGATCGAGTTCGCCGGGCTGCTGAGCAACGCGAGGAACACCAAGGGCGGCAAGGCCTTCATCGACTTCCTGATCTCCAAGCGGTTCCAGGAGGACATGCCGCTCAACATGTTCGTCTACCCGGTGGTCAAGGGCGCCACGGTGCCCGCCGAGTTCACCCAGTACGGCCCGCCCGCCGAGCATCCCGAGACCATGGCGCCCGGCAAGATCGCCGACAACCGTGACCAGTGGGTCAAGTCGTGGACGTCACTCGTACTGAAGTAG
- a CDS encoding iron ABC transporter permease, translating into MAVPVAFFAVFFAYPVAAIVQRGLKADGAWQFGRIADVVAQPDIRHVLWFTTWQALASTALTLLVALPGAYVFARLDFPGRQVLRAVVTVPFVLPTVVVGTAFLALVGRGGLLDELWGVRLDTTVWAILLAHVFFNYAVVVRTVGGLWAQLDPRQEEAARMLGASPLSAWRKVTLPALAPALAAAALMVFLFTFTSFGVVQILGGPTFSTIEVEIYRQTSEIFDLSTAAVLTVVQFLAVGAILAVHAWTVRRREAALKLVDASVTARRPRGAGQRAVLAGVLATVAVLLLLPLAVLVQRSLGAPGFGYYRALTNADGGTFLVAPIDAIGASLSYAVAATAIAVVIGGLAAAALTRRDAGRIVRGFDALLMLPLGVSAVTVGFGFLIALDKPPLDLRQSWILVPLAQALVGAPFVVRTMLPVLRAVDVRLREAAAVLGASPWRVWREVDLPMVRRALLIAAGFAFAVSLGEFGATVFIARPDNPTLPVAVARLLARPGDLNYGQAMALSTILMVVCAVALLVLERLRTDRTGEF; encoded by the coding sequence ATGGCCGTGCCGGTCGCGTTCTTCGCGGTGTTCTTCGCCTACCCCGTGGCCGCGATCGTCCAGCGCGGCCTGAAGGCCGACGGCGCCTGGCAGTTCGGCCGGATCGCAGACGTCGTCGCCCAGCCCGACATCCGGCACGTGCTGTGGTTCACCACCTGGCAGGCGCTCGCCTCCACCGCGCTCACACTGCTCGTCGCCCTGCCGGGCGCGTACGTCTTCGCCCGCCTGGACTTTCCCGGCCGGCAGGTCCTGCGGGCCGTCGTCACCGTGCCGTTCGTGCTGCCCACCGTCGTGGTCGGGACCGCGTTCCTCGCGCTCGTCGGGCGCGGCGGGCTCCTCGACGAGCTGTGGGGCGTACGCCTGGACACCACGGTGTGGGCGATCCTGCTCGCCCACGTCTTCTTCAACTACGCCGTCGTCGTACGGACCGTCGGCGGCCTGTGGGCACAGCTCGACCCGCGGCAGGAGGAGGCCGCGCGGATGCTCGGCGCGTCACCGCTGAGTGCCTGGCGGAAGGTCACCCTTCCCGCGCTGGCCCCGGCGCTCGCCGCTGCCGCGCTCATGGTGTTCCTGTTCACCTTCACCTCCTTCGGCGTGGTGCAGATCCTCGGCGGCCCCACCTTCTCCACCATCGAGGTGGAGATCTACCGGCAGACGTCCGAGATCTTCGACCTTTCCACGGCCGCGGTCCTGACCGTCGTCCAGTTCCTGGCGGTGGGCGCGATCCTCGCCGTCCACGCCTGGACGGTACGGCGGCGGGAGGCCGCCCTGAAGCTGGTGGACGCCTCCGTCACGGCCCGCCGCCCGCGCGGCGCGGGGCAGCGGGCGGTGCTGGCGGGCGTCCTCGCCACCGTCGCCGTCCTCCTGCTGCTGCCGCTGGCCGTGCTCGTGCAGCGCTCGCTCGGCGCGCCCGGCTTCGGCTACTACCGGGCGCTGACGAACGCCGACGGCGGCACCTTCCTGGTGGCTCCGATCGACGCGATCGGTGCCTCCCTGTCCTACGCCGTCGCCGCCACCGCCATCGCCGTGGTGATCGGTGGCCTGGCCGCCGCCGCGCTCACCCGGCGGGACGCGGGACGGATCGTGCGCGGCTTCGACGCGCTGCTGATGCTGCCGCTGGGGGTGTCCGCGGTGACCGTCGGCTTCGGCTTCCTCATCGCCCTCGACAAGCCGCCGCTGGACCTCAGGCAGTCCTGGATCCTGGTCCCGCTCGCGCAGGCCCTGGTCGGCGCCCCGTTCGTCGTACGGACCATGCTGCCCGTGCTGCGGGCCGTGGACGTACGGCTGCGGGAGGCGGCGGCCGTGCTCGGGGCGTCGCCGTGGCGGGTGTGGCGCGAAGTCGACCTGCCGATGGTGCGGCGGGCGCTGCTGATCGCCGCCGGCTTCGCCTTCGCGGTGTCGCTCGGGGAGTTCGGGGCGACCGTGTTCATCGCACGGCCCGACAACCCGACGCTGCCGGTCGCCGTGGCCCGGCTGCTCGCCCGGCCCGGCGACCTCAACTACGGCCAGGCGATGGCCCTGTCGACGATTCTGATGGTGGTGTGCGCGGTGGCGCTGCTCGTTCTGGAGCGGCTGCGCACCGACCGGACCGGGGAGTTCTAG
- a CDS encoding ABC transporter ATP-binding protein yields the protein MLLSLEAATVRFGGRAVLDAVDLRVAEHEIVCVLGPSGSGKSTLLRTVAGLQPLDSGRVVLDGRDQAGVPVHRREVGLMFQDHQLFPQRDVAGNVGFGLRMHGAAKSERTARVAELLELVGLPGAGSRAVAALSGGEQQRVALARALAPRPRLLMLDEPLGQLDRSLRERLVVELRELFGRLGTTVLAVTHDQGEAFALADRVVVMRDGRIAQSGTPLEVWQRPADAFVARFLGFDNVVDATVDGEVAVTPWGKVPVPDGAAQGAHPLLVRPAGVRLVSAADGLRCRVTARTFKGTHVAVHLQPDEAPRLEAACALRAAPEVGDELGVEFDASEVVVLG from the coding sequence ATGCTGCTGAGCCTTGAGGCCGCGACCGTCCGCTTCGGCGGGCGGGCCGTGCTCGACGCCGTCGACCTGCGGGTCGCCGAGCACGAGATCGTGTGCGTGCTCGGACCCAGCGGCAGCGGCAAGTCGACGCTGCTGCGGACGGTGGCCGGGCTGCAGCCGCTGGACTCCGGGCGAGTGGTGCTCGACGGGCGGGACCAGGCGGGAGTGCCGGTGCACCGGCGCGAGGTCGGGCTGATGTTCCAGGACCACCAGCTCTTTCCGCAGCGGGACGTGGCCGGGAACGTCGGCTTCGGGCTGCGCATGCACGGCGCGGCGAAGAGCGAACGGACCGCCAGGGTCGCGGAGTTGCTGGAGCTGGTCGGGCTGCCCGGGGCCGGTTCGCGGGCCGTCGCCGCCCTCTCCGGCGGGGAGCAGCAGCGGGTCGCGCTCGCCCGGGCGCTCGCGCCCCGGCCACGGCTGCTGATGCTCGACGAGCCGCTCGGCCAGCTCGACCGCTCGCTGCGGGAGCGGCTCGTCGTCGAACTGCGGGAACTCTTCGGGCGGTTGGGCACCACCGTGCTTGCCGTCACCCACGACCAGGGCGAGGCCTTCGCGCTCGCCGACCGGGTCGTGGTCATGCGGGACGGGCGGATCGCCCAGTCCGGTACGCCTCTCGAGGTGTGGCAGCGGCCCGCCGACGCCTTCGTGGCCCGTTTCCTCGGCTTCGACAACGTGGTCGACGCGACCGTCGACGGCGAGGTCGCGGTGACGCCGTGGGGCAAGGTCCCGGTGCCGGACGGCGCCGCCCAGGGCGCGCACCCCCTCCTCGTACGCCCCGCCGGAGTCCGGCTGGTTTCCGCGGCCGACGGTTTGCGCTGCAGGGTCACCGCCCGCACCTTCAAGGGCACCCACGTGGCCGTCCACCTGCAGCCCGATGAGGCGCCGCGCCTGGAGGCTGCGTGCGCGCTCCGCGCGGCGCCCGAGGTCGGGGACGAACTCGGCGTGGAGTTCGACGCGTCCGAGGTCGTCGTACTGGGCTGA
- a CDS encoding LAETG motif-containing sortase-dependent surface protein, producing MSISRRTARTARILGVASASAALAIGAAGNALACQIGDFSAEAKCDGGKGVIVVTDKDATRVPAIITVFLENNGADAKQVGKPEHLKGSATGATVGFAEDWQPNATYRVHVKAGGKVVDEDITPNLTTPSTACQASAPSTPAAPSKSASPTPSKPASKTPQDNATPTPSTSQSSTAPAGTTRNAPSPAAGDSNLAETGADSNTGLIAGIAAALVAVGGGAVFFGMRRRGASTGR from the coding sequence TTGTCCATATCCCGCCGTACCGCACGTACCGCGCGCATCCTCGGTGTCGCCTCCGCCTCGGCCGCGCTCGCGATCGGAGCCGCCGGCAACGCCCTCGCCTGTCAGATCGGTGACTTCTCCGCCGAAGCGAAGTGCGACGGCGGCAAGGGCGTCATAGTCGTCACCGACAAGGACGCCACCCGCGTTCCGGCGATCATCACCGTTTTCCTCGAGAACAACGGTGCCGACGCCAAGCAGGTCGGCAAGCCCGAGCACCTCAAGGGTTCCGCCACGGGCGCCACGGTCGGCTTCGCCGAGGACTGGCAGCCGAACGCCACCTACCGGGTGCACGTCAAGGCCGGGGGCAAGGTCGTCGACGAGGACATCACCCCGAACCTGACCACCCCGTCCACGGCCTGCCAGGCGTCGGCCCCGAGCACCCCCGCGGCGCCGTCGAAGTCGGCGAGCCCGACGCCGTCCAAGCCGGCCTCGAAGACCCCGCAGGACAACGCCACCCCGACCCCGTCCACCTCGCAGAGCAGCACCGCTCCGGCCGGGACCACGCGCAACGCCCCGTCGCCCGCGGCCGGTGACTCCAACCTCGCCGAGACCGGTGCGGACTCCAACACCGGTCTGATCGCCGGCATCGCCGCGGCCCTGGTCGCCGTCGGCGGCGGCGCGGTCTTCTTCGGCATGCGCCGACGTGGGGCGAGCACCGGTCGCTGA
- a CDS encoding Rossmann fold nucleotide-binding protein: MHPTPAQPLGGSHDHEIESLAEFDEVVSTHGSLARFRVQAVDLTDRTDVLLTMDATGAVFLGCPMDAAAAAKVRAAGALVFPPVPGLPFDPFRGFVYGPDELFDGLGEHAGASAGVGENAGADENAGYEATPDARAYAWFQRTKADGDVYASMLRAIHDDAVSDALDELLVDARVVGVMGGHAMERGTEAYAGAARLGRELARAGFTVATGGGPGAMEAANLGAYAAPFDDEMLTESLLLLGKAPSFRPSVTDWARAAFAVRDRWPGGGDSVGIPTWFYGHEPPNPFAAHIAKYFANATREDGLLARSNAGVVFLPGAAGTVQEIFDNATPNYYESRGEPTPMVLVDRAHWTERLPAWPLLRSLARARSMEDRIALVDRIEEASEALKRLAG, from the coding sequence GTGCATCCGACACCCGCCCAGCCGCTCGGCGGCTCCCACGACCACGAGATCGAGTCCCTCGCCGAGTTCGACGAGGTCGTCTCCACCCACGGCAGCCTGGCCCGCTTCCGCGTCCAGGCAGTCGATCTGACGGATCGTACGGACGTCCTCCTCACCATGGACGCCACGGGCGCCGTCTTCCTCGGCTGCCCCATGGACGCCGCGGCCGCCGCCAAGGTGCGCGCCGCCGGAGCCCTGGTCTTCCCGCCCGTCCCCGGGCTGCCCTTCGACCCGTTCCGCGGCTTCGTCTACGGCCCGGACGAACTGTTCGACGGACTCGGTGAACACGCGGGTGCGAGCGCGGGCGTTGGCGAGAACGCGGGTGCCGACGAGAACGCCGGGTACGAGGCGACGCCGGACGCCCGCGCCTACGCCTGGTTCCAGCGGACGAAGGCGGACGGGGACGTATACGCCTCCATGCTGCGCGCGATCCACGACGACGCCGTGTCCGACGCGCTCGACGAACTCCTCGTGGACGCCCGGGTGGTGGGGGTGATGGGCGGTCACGCGATGGAGCGCGGGACGGAGGCGTACGCCGGTGCCGCGCGCCTCGGCCGCGAACTCGCCCGGGCGGGCTTCACGGTGGCCACCGGCGGCGGGCCCGGCGCGATGGAGGCCGCGAACCTGGGCGCGTACGCCGCCCCCTTCGACGACGAGATGCTGACCGAGTCCCTGCTACTGCTCGGCAAGGCGCCGTCGTTCAGGCCCTCGGTCACCGACTGGGCGCGCGCGGCCTTCGCGGTGCGCGACCGCTGGCCCGGCGGCGGTGACTCGGTCGGCATCCCGACCTGGTTCTACGGCCACGAGCCGCCCAACCCGTTCGCCGCGCACATCGCCAAGTACTTCGCCAACGCCACGCGCGAGGACGGCCTGCTGGCCCGCTCGAACGCCGGCGTGGTCTTCCTGCCGGGCGCCGCCGGCACCGTGCAGGAGATCTTCGACAACGCGACCCCGAACTACTACGAGTCACGGGGCGAGCCCACCCCGATGGTCCTGGTCGACCGCGCGCACTGGACGGAGCGGCTGCCGGCGTGGCCGCTGCTGCGCTCGCTCGCCCGGGCGCGTTCGATGGAGGATCGAATCGCCCTGGTTGACCGTATCGAGGAGGCTTCGGAGGCGCTGAAACGTCTGGCTGGTTAA
- a CDS encoding VOC family protein, giving the protein MYQQMIFVNLATDDVDASKKFFTELGYTINPQFSGDDCACVVISDTIVTMLLSKQRYADFTKKEIADSTRTSEVLLCLSAESREKVDELVDRAVAAGGTANDDVQDHGYMYGRSFDDLDGHSWEVMWMDPAAVQG; this is encoded by the coding sequence ATGTACCAGCAGATGATCTTCGTGAACCTGGCCACCGACGACGTCGACGCGTCGAAGAAGTTCTTCACGGAGCTCGGCTACACGATCAACCCGCAGTTCAGCGGCGACGACTGCGCCTGCGTCGTGATCAGCGACACCATCGTGACGATGCTGCTGAGCAAGCAGCGCTACGCCGACTTCACCAAGAAGGAGATCGCGGACTCGACACGGACCAGCGAGGTGCTGCTCTGTCTGAGCGCCGAGAGCCGCGAGAAGGTCGACGAGCTGGTCGACAGGGCCGTCGCCGCGGGCGGCACGGCCAACGACGACGTCCAGGACCACGGCTACATGTACGGCCGTTCCTTCGACGACCTCGACGGCCACTCGTGGGAGGTCATGTGGATGGACCCGGCAGCGGTGCAGGGCTGA
- a CDS encoding ATP-binding cassette domain-containing protein, with product MVAPPDNDVLWARALHYTHDDGSPALSGVSLGVRQGEILAVGGPSGSGKTTLLRCLSGMVRVRHGEVWFNSAPVHTLGPIRRERLRRDRFGWIDPVPVLVPELNIWENTALPLMLRGSGRRRAKVAALEWLERLDVGDHARKRPHQLRQAERQRVCIARALAPAPTVLFADEPTAPLHRADRAHVLRTLTTAARSHGITVVLATHDAETAALADRTVALLDGRCVKTVHLPPAGDTEGRAACSLSV from the coding sequence ATGGTGGCCCCACCGGACAACGACGTGCTCTGGGCTCGCGCCCTGCACTACACCCACGACGACGGCTCGCCCGCGCTCAGCGGGGTCTCGCTCGGCGTCCGTCAGGGCGAGATCCTCGCCGTCGGCGGCCCGAGCGGCAGCGGGAAGACCACTCTGCTGCGGTGTCTGTCCGGGATGGTGCGCGTGCGGCACGGCGAGGTCTGGTTCAACAGCGCCCCCGTGCACACCCTCGGTCCCATCAGGCGCGAACGGCTGCGTCGTGACCGGTTCGGCTGGATCGACCCCGTCCCGGTGCTCGTACCGGAGCTGAACATCTGGGAGAACACGGCCCTGCCCCTGATGCTGCGGGGCAGCGGCCGGCGGCGGGCCAAGGTGGCTGCCCTGGAGTGGCTGGAGCGCCTCGACGTCGGCGACCACGCCCGCAAGCGCCCGCACCAGCTGCGCCAGGCCGAGCGGCAGCGCGTGTGCATCGCCCGCGCGCTGGCCCCCGCGCCGACGGTGCTGTTCGCCGACGAGCCGACGGCCCCGCTGCACCGGGCCGACCGCGCGCACGTCCTGCGCACGCTCACCACGGCCGCCCGCTCGCACGGCATCACCGTCGTGCTCGCCACGCACGACGCGGAGACGGCGGCGCTCGCCGACCGCACGGTGGCGCTCCTCGACGGGCGGTGCGTGAAGACCGTGCACCTGCCCCCGGCCGGCGACACGGAAGGCCGGGCCGCGTGCTCGCTCTCCGTCTGA
- a CDS encoding aspartate aminotransferase family protein gives MSTKDLSRTAYDHLWMHFTRMSSYENSPVPTIVRGEGTYIYDDKGKRYLDGLAGLFVVQAGHGRAELAETAFKQAQELAFFPVWSYAHPKAVELAERLADYAPGDLNKVFFTTGGGEAVETAWKLAKQYFKLVGKPTKHKVISRAVAYHGTPQGALSITGLPGLKAPFEPLVPGAHKVPNTNIYRAPIFGDDPEAFGRWAADQIEQQILFEGPDTVAAVFLEPVQNAGGCFPPPPGYFQRVREICDQYDVLLVSDEVICAFGRLGTMFACDKFGYVPDMITCAKGMTSGYSPIGACVVSDRLAEPFYQGGNTFLHGYTFGGHPVSAAVGLANLDLFEREGLNQHVLDNESAFLTTLQKLHDLPIVGDVRGNGFFYGIELVKDKVTKESFNEEETERVLYGFLSKALFDNGLYCRADDRGDPVVQLAPPLISDQDTFDEIEQILRATLTEAWTKL, from the coding sequence GTGAGCACCAAGGACCTCAGCCGTACCGCGTACGACCACCTGTGGATGCACTTCACCCGCATGTCCTCGTACGAGAACTCCCCCGTGCCGACGATCGTGCGCGGCGAGGGCACCTACATCTACGACGACAAGGGCAAGCGCTACCTCGACGGTCTCGCGGGTCTGTTCGTGGTCCAGGCCGGCCACGGCCGCGCGGAACTGGCCGAGACCGCCTTCAAGCAGGCGCAGGAACTGGCCTTCTTCCCCGTGTGGTCCTACGCCCACCCCAAGGCGGTGGAGCTGGCGGAGCGCCTCGCCGACTACGCACCGGGCGACCTGAACAAGGTCTTCTTCACCACCGGCGGCGGCGAGGCGGTGGAGACCGCCTGGAAGCTCGCCAAGCAGTACTTCAAGCTGGTCGGCAAGCCCACCAAGCACAAGGTCATATCCCGGGCCGTCGCCTACCACGGCACCCCGCAGGGCGCCCTGTCCATCACGGGCCTGCCGGGTCTGAAGGCCCCCTTCGAGCCGCTCGTCCCGGGCGCGCACAAGGTGCCGAACACCAACATCTACCGCGCGCCGATCTTCGGCGACGACCCCGAGGCCTTCGGCCGCTGGGCCGCCGACCAGATCGAGCAGCAGATCCTCTTCGAGGGCCCGGACACGGTGGCCGCGGTCTTCCTGGAGCCGGTGCAGAACGCCGGCGGCTGCTTCCCTCCGCCGCCCGGCTACTTCCAGCGGGTGCGCGAGATCTGCGACCAGTACGACGTGCTGCTCGTGTCGGACGAGGTCATCTGCGCCTTCGGCCGGCTCGGCACGATGTTCGCCTGCGACAAGTTCGGCTACGTCCCGGACATGATCACCTGCGCCAAGGGCATGACCTCGGGCTACTCCCCCATCGGCGCGTGCGTCGTCTCCGACCGTCTGGCCGAGCCGTTCTACCAGGGCGGCAACACCTTCCTGCACGGCTACACCTTCGGCGGCCACCCGGTGTCGGCCGCGGTGGGCCTGGCCAACCTGGACCTGTTCGAGCGCGAGGGCCTCAACCAGCACGTGCTGGACAACGAGTCCGCGTTCCTGACCACCCTGCAGAAGCTGCACGACCTGCCGATCGTCGGCGACGTCCGCGGCAACGGCTTCTTCTACGGCATCGAGCTGGTCAAGGACAAGGTGACCAAGGAGTCGTTCAACGAGGAGGAGACCGAGCGGGTCCTCTACGGCTTCCTGTCCAAGGCCCTGTTCGACAACGGCCTGTACTGCCGTGCCGACGACCGCGGCGACCCGGTCGTGCAGCTCGCCCCGCCGCTGATCTCCGACCAGGACACGTTCGACGAGATCGAGCAGATCCTGCGCGCGACGCTGACGGAGGCCTGGACCAAGCTGTGA